The nucleotide sequence TTTCATTGCTAGTTGTGGAGGAGTGACGGTATCTCAACTTAAGAACTATATTGAGAAGCAAGAAAGACCAGATTGATTGTGCCTCTCCGCTTCGCTACGAGTCACGGGCTATCCTTCCCGACGTTGATGCTTCGCATACAACGCGGGGCTGT is from Cyanobacteria bacterium GSL.Bin1 and encodes:
- a CDS encoding IS200/IS605 family transposase, encoding FIASCGGVTVSQLKNYIEKQERPD